In Raphanus sativus cultivar WK10039 chromosome 5, ASM80110v3, whole genome shotgun sequence, the following proteins share a genomic window:
- the LOC108832515 gene encoding uncharacterized protein LOC108832515, with amino-acid sequence MSSSRELQYLEYTYRNNRPTTGLLNSIFMTTVNTAARSLVSVASSTTSTPELASRRWSASDQLSFASGLLTAVAENALVPVSAPSSSSTSSTALVKYSGSADLSMMMRGDGVDVPTVSSLGRALCHVLALMNEIPVTSRKYHFTMGMAEKIMEDNAQSCSAELLDVNRMALASSFARTTARLQDSLKRSRTADEPFGGLPLRLVSALPLGSYVASSVRGLTTAINTARSLADMAGNLLSQSKRRESALVRAGGSQENEVELAVEKLAEELLWMTEKLRRYGAIEEGIKRWSYASGLASLSLTAAPRVQGLMVKISAVLIGELARDNTQVPGQVKFRLLANWLPLFSHARNGLAFPVLTGYERVEVERAIDKAISTLPALDQEILLTNWLQDFSVSASEWPDLTPAYDRWCHSIRQIAM; translated from the exons atGTCGTCCTCAAGGGAGCTACAATACTTGGAGTACACTTACAGAAACAACCGTCCCACGACGGGTCTTCTAAACTCCATCTTCATGACCACCGTCAATACCGCCGCTCGTTCTCTCGTTTCTGTcgcctcctccaccacctccactCCGGAGTTGGCTTCTAGGCGGTGGTCCGCTTCGGACCAACTCAG TTTCGCGTCGGGTCTTCTCACCGCGGTGGCGGAGAACGCGTTGGTACCGGTTTCGGCTCCCTCCTCCTCGTCGACGTCATCAACGGCGTTGGTGAAGTATTCAGGGTCGGCGGATTTAAGCATGATGATGAGGGGTGACGGCGTTGATGTACCTACAGTCAGCTCTCTCGGTAGAGCACTTTGTCAC GTATTAGCGTTGATGAACGAGATTCCAGTAACCTCAAGAAAATACCATTTTACCATGGGAATGGCTGAGAAGATCATGGAAGACAACGCACAAAGCTGCAGCGCGGAGCTACTAGACGTCAATAGAATGGCCCTCGCGTCCTCTTTCGCGCGGACCACTGCGCGTTTACAGGACTCCTTGAAACGCTCTCGAACCGCAGACGAGCCCTTCGGTGGTCTGCCTCTGCGCCTCGTTAGTGCCCTGCCGTTAGGAAGCTATGTTGCCTCCTCTGTGAGAGGGCTGACGACAGCAATCAACACGGCCAGGTCCTTGGCGGATATGGCCGGTAACTTGTTATCACAGAGTAAGAGGAGAGAGTCTGCATTGGTGAGAGCAGGTGGTTCTCAGGAGAATGAGGTTGAGTTGGCTGTTGAGAAGCTGGCGGAGGAGCTGTTGTGGATGACGGAGAAGCTTAGGCGTTATGGTGCAATTGAAGAAGGTATAAAACGGTGGAGCTATGCTTCCGGTTTAGCTTCCTTGTCTCTCACGGCTGCTCCTAGGGTTCAAGGCCTTATGGTCAAGATTTCAG CTGTCTTAATTGGAGAGTTAGCACGAGACAACACACAAGTTCCGGGACAAGTGAAGTTCAGGCTCCTTGCAAACTGGCTACCTCTATTTAGCCACGCTAGAAACGGGCTAGCGTTTCCCGTGTTAACAGGCTACGAGAGAGTTGAGGTGGAACGAGCCATAGACAAAGCTATCTCGACATTGCCTGCATTGGATCAAGAGATATTGCTCACAAATTGGCTCCAAGATTTCTCAGTGTCGGCCTCCGAGTGGCCCGATCTCACCCCAGCATATGACCGATGGTGCCACTCCATTCGCCAGATTGCCATGTAG
- the LOC130512331 gene encoding putative F-box protein At3g20030 — protein MTAISDLSWDLVEKILSRVPIISIGAVRSTCKRWNRLSKVRVLCKAEAKRHQFLRFMLKNYKLCSMRFDLHGILDGEEFVDPSIREITGDSLNHVKVTKVFHCDGLLLCVTKDKEENKTTLLVWNPYLGQTRWIQPRNYYNRLDVYAFGYDSNNREHKILRFFLDAFDVSLFEIYDICSDSWRVLDITPNWNLMFYYRGVSLKGNTYFFAKEKIVLEAGGPEEIAEPHAILLSFDFTKERFGPPLPFPFKHYTEDTGTLSSLRDEKLAALYQSSSMCDVEVWVTTKIEPDAVSWVPFLKIDLKPLTGFEFQFHHDGSSFFIDEEKKVAVIFQIDESEMTCYDTAYLIGENGHFEKVGLGESEYHQDSIPMEDYSPLVCSCSYVPSLVHINNAFVKQTNEIITSCNDSV, from the coding sequence ATGACTGCTATCTCCGACCTTTCGTGGGATTTGGTAGAGAAGATACTCTCTAGGGTTCCCATAATTTCTATAGGAGCCGTGAGATCCACTTGCAAACGATGGAACCGTTTATCCAAAGTTAGGGTTTTGTGTAAAGCAGAAGCAAAGAGGCATCAGTTTCTACGCTTCATGTTGAAAAACTATAAGCTTTGTTCAATGAGATTCGATCTCCATGGAATCCTCGATGGAGAAGAATTCGTGGATCCATCTATAAGGGAGATCACCGGTGATTCACTTAATCATGTCAAggtaaccaaagtatttcaTTGCGATGGCTTATTGTTATGCGTTACCAAGGACAAAGAGGAGAACAAAACTACACTCCTGGTCTGGAACCCATATTTAGGACAAACCAGGTGGATCCAACCCAGAAATTACTACAACAGGTTAGACGTTTACGCTTTCGGATACGACAGCAATAACCGTGAACACAAAATCTTGAGGTTCTTCTTGGATGCCTTCGATGTTTCTCTGTTCGAAATATACGATATTTGTTCTGATTCATGGAGAGTTCTTGATATCACTCCCAACTGGAACCTAATGTTTTACTATCGTGGAGTGTCTTTGAAGGGAAACacttatttttttgctaaagaaaaaatagtatTAGAAGCTGGAGGACCAGAAGAAATAGCCGAGCCCCATGCTATCTTACTCTCTTTCGATTTTACAAAAGAGAGATTTGGACCGCCTCTGCCTTTTCCGTTTAAGCACTATACTGAAGATACCGGGACACTCTCTTCTCTTAGAGATGAGAAACTGGCAGCCTTATATCAGTCCTCAAGTATGTGCGACGTGGAGGTTTGGGTGACAACTAAGATTGAGCCAGATGCAGTGTCCTGGGTTCCCTTCTTAAAAATTGACTTGAAACCATTAACAGGTTTTGAATTCCAGTTTCACCATGATGGTTCCAGTTTCTTCATTGACGAGGAGAAGAAAGTCGCTGTAATTTTTCAAATAGACGAATCTGAAATGACCTGCTATGACACAGCTTACCTCATTGGGGAGAATGGACACTTTGAAAAAGTAGGTCTCGGAGAGTCTGAGTATCACCAAGACTCCATCCCCATGGAAGACTATTCCCCACTCGTGTGCTCTTGCTCATATGTTCCAAGTTTAGTACATATCAACAACGCATTTGTCAAGCAAACGAATGAGATCATCACTAGCTGTAATGATAGtgtttaa
- the LOC130512332 gene encoding eukaryotic initiation factor 4A-III homolog, whose protein sequence is MDDDKLVFETTEGIEPITNFNDMGIKEDVLRGVYEYGFEKPSAIQQRAVMPILQGRDVIAQAQSGTGKTSMIALSVCQIVDTSSREVQALILSPTRELASQTEKTIQAIGLHANIQAHACIGGKSVGEDIRKLENGVHVVSGTPGRVCDMIKRKSLRTRAIKLLILDESDEMLSRGFKDQIYDVYRYLPPDLQVCLVSATLPHEILEMTSKFMTEPVKILVKRDELTLEGIKQFFVAVEKEEWKFDTLCDLYDTLTITQAVIFCNTKRKVDWLSEKMRTNNFTVSSMHGDMPQKERDEIMNQFRSGDSRVLITTDVWARGIDVQQVSLVINYDLPNNRELYIHRIGRSGRFGRKGVAINFVKSDDIKILRDIEQYYSTQIDEMPMNVADLI, encoded by the exons ATGGATGACGACAAGCTAGTCTTCGAGACGACGGAAGGGATCGAGCCCATCACTAATTTCAACGACATGGGAATCAAGGAAGACGTGCTTCGCGGCGTCTACGAGTACGGTTTCGAGAAACCATCCGCGATTCAGCAGAGAGCTGTTATGCCGATTCTCCAAGGGAGAGATGTCATCGCTCAAGCTCAGTCCGGTACGGGAAAAACCTCCATGATTGCTCTCTCCGTCTGCCAAATCGTTGACACTTCGTCTAGAGA AGTTCAGGCATTGATATTGTCCCCAACAAGAGAGCTTGCTTCACAAACAGAGAAGACTATTCAAGCTATTGGATTACACGCCAATATTCAGGCACATGCCTGCATTGGTGGGAAGAGCGTTGGAGAAGATATCAGGAAGCTGGAGAATGGTGTCCATGTTGTCTCTGGGACACCTGGTCGTGTCTGTGACATGATTAAGAGGAAAAGCCTACGCACCAGAGCTATTAAACTTCTGATTCTTGATGAATCTGATGAGATGCTTAGCAGAGGGTTCAAGGACCAAATCTATGATGTTTACAGATATCTTCCACCTGATCTTCAG GTTTGTTTGGTTTCTGCAACTCTTCCCCACGAGATTTTGGAGATGACTTCCAAGTTTATGACGGAACCGGTGAAGATACTTGTGAAGCGTGATGAGTTGACTCTTGAA GGCATTAAACAATTTTTCGTTGCTGTTGAGAAAGAGGAGTGGAAATTTGATACACTGTGTGATCTTTATGACACACTTACTATCACTCAAGCTGTTATCTTCTGCAATACAAAACGAAAG GTGGATTGGCTAAGTGAGAAAATGAGGACTAACAACTTCACAGTCTCATCAATGCACGGTGACATGCCTCAGAAGGAAAGAGACGAGATCATGAATCAGTTTCGGTCAGGCGACAGTCGTGTTTTGATCACAACAGATGTATGGGCACGTGGTATTGATGTGCAGCAA GTTTCTCTTGTCATCAATTATGATCTCCCCAACAACCGTGAGCTTTACATCCATCGTATTGGACGATCTGGTCGTTTTGGGCGTAAG GGTGTTGCGATCAACTTTGTTAAAAGCGACGACATTAAGATCCTCCGGGACATTGAGCAGTACTACAGTACTCAGATTGATGAGATGCCAATGAATGTAGCTGATCTTATCTAA
- the LOC108861607 gene encoding sugar transport protein 4-like: protein MAGGFVSQTPGVRNYNYKLTPKVFVTCFIGAFGGLIFGYDLGISGGVTSMDPFLEKFFPYVYQKRKNAHENEYCRFDSELLTLFTSSLYLAALVSSLFASTITRIFGRKWSMFLGGFTFFVGSAFNGFAQNIAMLLIGRILLGFGVGFANQSVPVYLSEMAPPNLRGAFNNGFQVAIIFGIVVATIINYFTAQMKGNIGWRISLGLACVPAVMIMIGALVLPDTPNSLIERGFAEEAKEMLRSIRGTDEVEEEFQDLIDASEESKQVKHPWKNILLPRYRPQLIMTCSIPFFQQLTGINVITFYAPVLFQTLGFGNKASLLSAMVTGIIELLSTFVAVFTVDRFGRRILFLQGGIQMLISQIAIGIMIGVKFGTAGTGNIGKTDANVIVALICIYVAGFAWSWGPLGWLVPSEISPLEIRSAAQAINVAVNMFFTFLVAQLFLTMLCHMKFGLFFFFAVFVFIMTIFIYLMLPETKNVPIEEMNRVWKAHWFWGRFIPDEAVGVSAAELQQKAV from the exons ATGGCTGGAGGGTTCGTCAGTCAAACGCCGGGAGTTCGAAACTATAACTACAAACTGACACCGAAAGTGTTTGTGACATGTTTCATCGGTGCTTTTGGTGGTCTCATCTTCGGATACGATCTCGGGATCTCAG GAGGGGTAACCTCAATGGATCCGTTCTTGGAAAAGTTTTTCCCTTACGTGTACCAGAAGAGGAAGAACGCACACGAGAACGAGTATTGTCGTTTCGATAGTGAGCTTCTCACTCTCTTCACTTCGTCTCTCTATTTAGCGGCTTTGGTCTCTTCCTTATTCGCCTCCACGATAACCCGAATTTTCGGAAGGAAATGGTCTATGTTCCTCGGTGGTTTCACATTCTTTGTCGGCTCTGCTTTCAACGGCTTTGCCCAAAACATAGCCATGCTTCTCATAGGTCGTATTCTACTCGGTTTCGGTGTTGGATTTGCTAATCAG tCGGTTCCGGTTTACCTGTCGGAAATGGCACCTCCGAATCTTAGAGGAGCGTTCAACAATGGATTTCAAGTAGCAATCATATTTGGTATTGTTGTTGCAACGATCATCAACTACTTCACTGCACAGATGAAAGGGAACATTGGGTGGAGAATCTCTCTAGGTTTAGCTTGCGTCCCTGCTGTGATGATCATGATCGGAGCTCTGGTCCTTCCTGACACTCCAAACTCCCTCATCGAACGTGGCTTCGCTGAAGAAGCCAAGGAAATGCTTCGATCTATCCGAGGAACCGATGAAGTCGAAGAAGAGTTTCAAGATCTCATTGATGCAAGTGAGGAGTCTAAGCAAGTGAAACATCCGTGGAAGAACATCTTGCTTCCACGTTACAGACCACagttgatcatgacttgctccATTCCATTCTTCCAACAGCTTACAGGAATCAATGTCATTACGTTTTACGCGCCCGTTCTGTTCCAGACCTTAGGGTTTGGTAATAAAGCCTCGCTCTTATCAGCTATGGTAACGGGTATCATCGAGCTATTGTCTACCTTCGTCGCTGTTTTCACAGTTGATAGGTTTGGAAGAAGAATCTTGTTCCTCCAGGGAGGTATCCAAATGCTTATCTCTCAG ATCGCTATTGGAATCATGATTGGAGTCAAATTTGGAACAGCTGGAACAGGGAACATAGGGAAAACCGATGCTAATGTAATCGTGGCACTGATCTGCATCTATGTAGCGGGTTTCGCCTGGTCATGGGGACCGTTGGGATGGCTGGTACCTAGTGAGATATCTCCTCTAGAGATCCGATCAGCAGCACAAGCCATTAACGTAGCGGTCAACATGTTCTTCACATTCCTTGTAGCTCAGCTCTTCCTCACAATGCTCTGTCACATGAAGTTTGGactattcttcttctttgcgGTGTTTGTCTTCATAATGACGATATTCATCTACTTGATGTTGCCTGAGACGAAGAATGTACCAATCGAAGAGATGAACAGAGTGTGGAAGGCACACTGGTTCTGGGGAAGGTTTATACCTGATGAAGCTGTTGGTGTTAGTGCTGCTGAGTTGCAACAAAAGGCggtatga